The bacterium genome includes a region encoding these proteins:
- a CDS encoding cupin domain-containing protein, which produces MIVKDPENCKEIVANDNSLLKELLNPHKEDLAISYSLAIARVTPGNSTYQHKLRSSEVYYIISGEGEMHINDEVEKVHKGETIYIPPNAVQLIKNTGGSDLVFLCIVDPAWRAEDEEVIE; this is translated from the coding sequence ATGATTGTAAAAGACCCTGAAAATTGCAAAGAGATAGTGGCTAATGATAACTCATTATTAAAAGAGCTCCTAAACCCGCACAAAGAAGACCTGGCAATAAGTTACAGTCTCGCGATAGCAAGAGTTACACCCGGAAATTCAACATACCAGCACAAGCTAAGAAGTAGTGAGGTTTATTACATAATCTCAGGTGAAGGAGAAATGCACATAAACGACGAAGTGGAAAAGGTTCACAAGGGAGAGACTATCTATATCCCGCCCAATGCCGTCCAGTTGATAAAAAACACTGGCGGGTCAGATTTAGTATTCCTGTGCATAGTGGACCCAGCCTGGCGAGCTGAGGATGAGGAAGTGATAGAATAA
- a CDS encoding YggS family pyridoxal phosphate-dependent enzyme, producing MGIVAEKLLKLREQIAKKALDCGRDPDAITLVAVTKLADVSAIKEAYDAGQRDFGENYVQKVLPKMAALPNDIRWHFIGAVQKNKINKILGKFVLVHSIDSQKIADAMNIRAERFGLVQDILIEVNTSGEETKRGIPPEKVYELAMHINENCPNLKLLGLMTMAPYTDDRTVIERCFKGLRNLRDELAKYGIELPHLSMGMTNDWEIAIEYGATILRIGTAIFG from the coding sequence ATGGGAATTGTTGCAGAAAAACTTCTTAAGCTTAGGGAGCAAATCGCCAAAAAGGCTTTGGACTGTGGACGAGACCCCGATGCGATAACGCTGGTGGCTGTGACCAAGCTTGCCGATGTTTCCGCGATAAAAGAAGCTTATGATGCAGGCCAGCGTGATTTTGGCGAGAATTATGTCCAGAAAGTATTGCCTAAAATGGCGGCATTGCCCAACGATATACGGTGGCACTTTATTGGGGCTGTTCAGAAAAATAAAATAAACAAAATCCTCGGGAAATTTGTTTTAGTGCACAGTATTGATTCCCAGAAAATCGCTGATGCTATGAATATTCGTGCCGAAAGGTTTGGTCTTGTGCAGGACATTTTGATTGAGGTAAATACCAGCGGCGAGGAAACCAAGCGAGGGATTCCGCCTGAAAAAGTTTATGAACTCGCGATGCACATCAACGAGAATTGCCCCAATCTAAAACTTTTGGGGCTTATGACGATGGCGCCTTACACCGACGATAGAACCGTGATAGAACGCTGTTTCAAGGGGTTAAGGAACTTGAGGGATGAGCTTGCTAAATACGGGATTGAACTCCCGCATCTTTCAATGGGCATGACCAACGATTGGGAAATAGCCATTGAGTACGGCGCCACTATATTGAGGATCGGAACAGCGATATTTGGGTAG
- a CDS encoding ATP-binding protein yields the protein MALPEIAYPEPGWLSRFAGRREQIAFVDRILESIRRGVKLPIIQVVGEPGVGKSWFLQYLRYHWRDRVDVPVLIIRMTNPAMSQWDKAIDAVYTRLITRWRANLPLTEFVLGRIAHLRGEKIDRYMTYFSSLKFLPNLEKPGGDTWLRRILVEHGVEVFRKLWGFDWGKKFISMSPQELTWYLPQVFGMDIDQALRSIRMRALVLMIDDVELNPEAYFNALRLKQNSNLVLAIMAMHKPKPTGGIPAEIIFLEPLPQLERRAYLYSLGIERRPSQKKIQRKFGKTSIELALGTIKYKKLLDKNPALKRFIGSILVCHRPSLDTVLTLSEEQEAAIDFFSEPAFVDTLDKPDRLPWRVLMHPVAKKWFIKELGGLPYFDRVAGDELNRLSMFANHDFTAGIPMVYWYFRDAAARWAIGDAVDALFAADSIAENTGYTQFKALHRFLLIDLVRPRSDRERILNFARRTLLWRDKENDTIDLLVVAKCLLEAGRYLSAKIVANEVLRRFSKMVLDSGGKHSVATLLRAEANRILGVALAKLGDFTTAETAMSRALDAAVAAFGVSPALSDEASLERIAILTDYCRIAADKKDFSKAWGHASSAVKLALGVIKGAEHRFLPVILMAGDIINLISRHRLWTFAPKEVLDWLDKLGSILVDRWRVSGVDSFAVLLTRILLENAKILVAEGNYRLAESKLNILEDSLPIMGEMYHWRADLWRSTAVELRICRADLNAGLGNPEKSYKHCKEAINTLKSWDMDHKHAELLFKARVIGGLALARLENFVEAYDWLKDAIEVWEKLLIERKSDLELFEFLALCADAYHELARIEFERKNIDNTIEFARKGLQLRRRLMQISRMPDMYLQTTKLYTLLLEALRQKKFSVELRQVYKETIKVLIETCMINREHAANCRKIGEELFSFGLELVADPSCKNDHELMLVVLSLYPLLEKEQLIMAAEGLAQNLRKKTLPEDLKMRLTQIMDLMQRSE from the coding sequence ATGGCACTTCCTGAAATAGCATATCCTGAGCCTGGCTGGCTTTCACGCTTTGCCGGGCGACGCGAGCAAATAGCTTTCGTGGACAGAATCCTTGAGAGCATAAGGAGGGGAGTTAAATTGCCCATCATTCAGGTGGTGGGTGAGCCTGGCGTGGGTAAAAGTTGGTTTCTGCAATATCTTAGGTATCATTGGCGGGACAGGGTTGATGTTCCCGTGCTCATAATACGAATGACCAATCCTGCGATGAGCCAGTGGGACAAGGCTATTGACGCTGTTTACACGAGGTTGATAACCCGTTGGCGAGCCAACCTCCCGTTAACCGAATTCGTCCTCGGCAGAATAGCTCATCTGAGAGGGGAGAAAATCGATAGATATATGACTTACTTTTCAAGCCTGAAGTTCCTTCCAAACCTTGAGAAACCCGGTGGTGACACATGGCTGAGAAGGATACTTGTTGAGCATGGGGTTGAGGTATTCAGAAAACTGTGGGGGTTCGATTGGGGTAAAAAATTCATATCGATGTCTCCACAGGAGCTTACATGGTATCTTCCACAGGTTTTCGGCATGGACATAGACCAAGCGCTGAGAAGTATCAGAATGCGGGCACTTGTGCTAATGATAGACGATGTTGAACTAAATCCTGAAGCATACTTTAACGCACTAAGGCTCAAACAGAACAGCAATCTCGTTCTGGCTATTATGGCTATGCACAAACCTAAGCCAACTGGCGGAATACCTGCAGAGATAATTTTCCTTGAGCCGCTGCCACAGCTCGAAAGGCGAGCCTACCTCTACTCTCTTGGCATAGAGCGGCGCCCATCGCAGAAAAAAATTCAGCGTAAATTCGGAAAAACATCAATAGAACTTGCTCTCGGGACGATAAAATACAAAAAGCTTCTCGATAAGAACCCTGCGTTAAAAAGGTTTATTGGGTCGATATTGGTTTGCCACAGACCCTCGCTCGACACCGTTCTTACGCTTTCCGAGGAGCAGGAGGCGGCAATAGATTTTTTCAGCGAGCCTGCATTCGTTGATACTCTTGACAAACCCGATAGGTTGCCATGGCGTGTGCTTATGCATCCTGTGGCGAAAAAGTGGTTCATAAAAGAGCTTGGTGGGCTACCATATTTTGACAGAGTTGCTGGTGACGAGCTTAACAGGCTTTCTATGTTTGCCAATCACGATTTCACCGCGGGAATACCCATGGTGTATTGGTATTTTCGTGATGCTGCCGCTCGATGGGCTATTGGGGATGCCGTGGATGCACTCTTTGCTGCTGATAGTATTGCTGAAAACACTGGCTACACGCAGTTCAAAGCTTTGCATAGGTTTTTGCTCATTGACCTTGTAAGACCCCGCTCCGACAGGGAAAGAATACTTAATTTCGCGAGGCGAACTCTTCTCTGGCGCGATAAGGAGAACGATACGATAGATTTATTAGTCGTGGCAAAGTGTTTGTTGGAGGCTGGTCGTTATCTTTCCGCCAAGATAGTAGCTAATGAGGTTTTGAGGCGTTTTTCGAAGATGGTCCTTGATAGCGGAGGCAAGCACTCAGTAGCAACGCTTCTCAGGGCTGAGGCCAACAGGATACTTGGAGTGGCGCTCGCTAAACTTGGTGACTTTACCACTGCGGAAACAGCCATGAGCAGAGCTCTTGATGCTGCCGTGGCTGCTTTTGGTGTGTCGCCTGCACTTAGTGATGAAGCGTCTTTAGAGAGAATAGCCATATTGACTGATTACTGCAGGATAGCTGCCGATAAGAAAGATTTTTCCAAGGCGTGGGGTCATGCTTCAAGTGCGGTCAAGCTTGCATTAGGAGTAATAAAAGGTGCTGAACACAGGTTTCTTCCTGTTATACTTATGGCTGGTGACATAATAAATCTTATCTCTCGACACAGGTTGTGGACATTTGCGCCTAAGGAGGTTCTCGATTGGCTCGATAAATTGGGTTCGATTCTGGTTGACAGATGGCGGGTATCTGGTGTGGATTCTTTTGCTGTGCTTTTGACAAGGATACTTTTGGAAAACGCAAAAATACTCGTAGCCGAGGGGAATTATCGTCTTGCGGAATCGAAACTAAACATACTCGAGGACAGCTTACCGATAATGGGCGAAATGTATCATTGGCGCGCTGATTTGTGGCGTAGCACTGCTGTCGAACTGAGAATATGTCGCGCTGACCTTAATGCTGGGCTGGGGAATCCAGAAAAATCGTATAAACATTGCAAAGAGGCTATAAATACCCTGAAATCCTGGGACATGGATCATAAACATGCTGAGCTTTTATTCAAAGCAAGGGTTATAGGCGGTCTTGCGCTCGCGAGACTTGAGAATTTCGTAGAGGCTTATGATTGGCTCAAAGATGCTATTGAAGTGTGGGAAAAACTGCTTATCGAAAGGAAAAGTGACCTTGAACTTTTCGAATTTCTTGCTCTTTGTGCCGATGCCTATCACGAGCTTGCGAGGATAGAGTTTGAACGCAAGAATATAGATAACACGATAGAATTTGCCAGAAAAGGGCTTCAGCTCAGGCGCAGATTAATGCAGATTTCGAGGATGCCCGATATGTATCTTCAAACCACGAAACTTTACACGCTCCTGCTTGAGGCATTAAGGCAAAAGAAGTTCTCGGTCGAGCTAAGGCAAGTTTACAAAGAAACTATAAAGGTTCTCATTGAGACTTGCATGATTAATCGAGAGCATGCGGCTAACTGTCGGAAGATAGGCGAGGAACTTTTCTCATTCGGGCTCGAACTGGTAGCTGACCCATCGTGCAAAAACGACCATGAACTCATGTTGGTTGTGCTTTCGCTATACCCGCTTCTTGAAAAGGAACAACTAATAATGGCTGCGGAGGGACTCGCTCAGAACCTTAGAAAGAAGACATTGCCCGAGGACCTTAAGATGAGATTGACCCAGATAATGGACCTCATGCAAAGAAGCGAATAA